From the Leptospira kirschneri serovar Cynopteri str. 3522 CT genome, one window contains:
- a CDS encoding TatD family hydrolase yields MVSIIDTHCHLDIIQSQGLEIADSLKNAAESGVKKILQIGIDLESSIRARSIANEYSNDSLEIRYSIGCHPTETHEFPNKEEILKFVYENLGDSKLSAIGEIGLDYYHTADTKKQQEEILEAFLECSSKTQLPVVIHSRDAKEDTISILKNFRDKAFGVIHCFTYDYLTAKTLVDIGYYISFSGIVAFKNAIEIQEAAQKLPLECMLIETDAPFLAPPPFRGKRNEPSYMKFILDKMFSLRKESNSDVETKLFENSIKFMNRKAYHYNA; encoded by the coding sequence ATGGTTTCTATAATTGATACACATTGTCACCTTGATATTATACAATCTCAGGGTTTAGAAATTGCAGATTCTCTAAAAAATGCTGCAGAATCTGGAGTAAAAAAAATTCTTCAAATCGGAATCGATCTTGAGAGTTCCATAAGAGCTCGATCCATTGCAAATGAATATTCAAACGATTCTTTAGAAATTCGATATTCGATAGGTTGTCATCCGACGGAAACACATGAATTTCCTAATAAGGAAGAAATCTTAAAGTTCGTCTACGAGAACTTAGGTGACTCTAAACTTTCTGCGATCGGAGAAATCGGTTTAGATTATTATCATACCGCGGACACTAAAAAACAGCAGGAAGAAATTCTTGAGGCGTTTTTGGAATGTTCCTCTAAGACACAGTTGCCCGTTGTAATTCATTCAAGAGATGCAAAAGAAGATACAATTTCTATTTTGAAGAATTTTCGTGATAAGGCTTTCGGTGTGATTCATTGTTTTACTTACGATTATCTCACCGCAAAGACGTTAGTCGACATAGGTTATTATATTTCTTTTTCGGGAATTGTGGCTTTTAAAAATGCGATCGAAATTCAAGAAGCGGCTCAAAAACTACCCTTAGAATGTATGTTAATTGAAACCGATGCCCCTTTTTTGGCCCCTCCTCCTTTTCGAGGGAAAAGAAACGAACCTTCTTATATGAAATTTATTTTAGATAAAATGTTTTCTCTTAGAAAAGAATCTAATTCAGATGTGGAAACTAAACTTTTTGAAAACAGTATCAAATTTATGAATCGTAAGGCGTACCACTACAATGCTTGA
- a CDS encoding M23 family metallopeptidase, giving the protein MDIKATSALIYYRLRYKYQEYKLKLDLKLSELNRKGKERLTVMVIPHSEQKTINFHISYRAISIFIGTIFILLIISSINVLSHSGSVHQLTELNLSNKDFIRQSAKMKEEINSLHEYVEYYYGRLARLYIRLGGDPAKVSKGIGGAEQLSTQPPSIIEPKSINPQTNDLPEGAAVFRLKEDVHNLKISNELTQDIISILKKRKNILKQTPSIWPVKGYVLYPYGTYLNPISGRREYNNGVDIGSFAGSEVFATAPGTVYEIGYTRNTGYFVKVSHKYGWKTIYSNMDRLKVKQGQQVSKTEVIGFVGKTEASPNYMLHYEIHVGTRAINPFAFLNQIQD; this is encoded by the coding sequence GTGGACATTAAAGCAACTTCTGCACTCATCTATTATAGACTTCGTTATAAGTACCAAGAATATAAGCTCAAATTAGATCTAAAACTTTCAGAGCTAAATAGAAAGGGAAAAGAAAGACTTACCGTAATGGTAATCCCTCATTCCGAACAAAAAACGATCAACTTTCATATTTCTTATAGAGCAATTTCAATTTTTATCGGAACGATTTTTATTCTTCTAATTATCAGTTCGATCAATGTCTTAAGTCATAGTGGTTCCGTTCATCAACTTACGGAACTCAATCTTTCCAACAAAGACTTTATTCGCCAATCCGCTAAGATGAAGGAAGAAATCAATTCTCTTCATGAATATGTTGAATACTATTATGGAAGACTGGCTCGACTTTATATAAGGCTCGGCGGAGATCCGGCGAAAGTTTCTAAAGGAATTGGAGGTGCGGAACAACTTTCTACACAACCTCCTTCCATTATAGAACCGAAGTCGATCAATCCTCAAACAAACGATCTTCCGGAAGGTGCTGCGGTTTTCAGATTGAAAGAAGACGTTCATAATTTAAAAATCAGCAATGAACTTACCCAAGATATTATTTCTATTCTTAAAAAGAGAAAAAATATTCTCAAACAAACTCCTTCCATCTGGCCTGTGAAAGGTTACGTCCTTTATCCATATGGCACTTACTTAAATCCGATTTCAGGTAGAAGAGAATACAACAACGGTGTTGATATTGGTTCTTTTGCGGGCTCCGAAGTTTTTGCAACTGCTCCCGGAACTGTATATGAAATCGGTTATACAAGAAATACAGGTTATTTCGTAAAAGTTTCTCATAAATACGGATGGAAAACGATCTATTCGAACATGGACCGATTGAAAGTAAAACAAGGACAACAAGTTTCTAAAACTGAAGTGATCGGATTTGTAGGTAAAACCGAAGCTTCTCCGAATTATATGCTTCATTATGAAATTCATGTTGGAACAAGAGCGATCAATCCGTTTGCTTTTCTCAACCAGATTCAGGACTAA
- the serS gene encoding serine--tRNA ligase: MLDLRYITENTEDLKKVLELRGFKEIGIIDELKSIIQKKREFQKEADLLREERNKASKEVGKIKQAGGDITEISASVKLVGEKIKEIEFKLEQEENALLNINLGLPNILDPKVPPGKSEHDNIVQYEVGKIPTFQFTPKTHFEIGETLHWINFEKGVKLSGARAYTYWKDGARLERALMNFMLDVHTREHGYTEVWVPSMVNDESMMATGQYPKFKDEFYRIDRDELNLIPTAEVPLTNLYRDEIIPEDQLPISVTAHTSCFRREAGSYGKDTRGLVRVHQFQKVELVKFCKPEDSEEEHKKMLSHAENILKKLELPYRVIILCSGDISANSSITYDIEVWMPGLDRYMEISSVSNFRDFQARRGKIRYKSKDGKNQLVHTINGSGLALGRTYAAILENFQNENGTVRIPEVLKSYF, from the coding sequence ATGCTTGATTTGCGTTATATCACTGAAAATACAGAAGACCTCAAAAAAGTTTTAGAACTCAGAGGTTTCAAAGAAATTGGTATCATTGACGAACTCAAATCGATTATTCAAAAAAAACGTGAGTTTCAAAAAGAAGCGGATCTTCTTAGAGAAGAACGAAACAAAGCCAGTAAAGAAGTCGGAAAGATTAAACAAGCCGGCGGAGATATTACGGAAATTTCCGCTTCCGTTAAACTCGTTGGCGAAAAAATAAAAGAAATAGAATTCAAACTTGAACAAGAAGAAAACGCTCTTTTAAATATTAATTTAGGGCTTCCTAATATTCTGGATCCGAAGGTTCCGCCGGGAAAATCAGAACATGATAATATTGTTCAATACGAAGTGGGAAAAATTCCTACTTTTCAGTTTACTCCAAAAACTCATTTTGAAATCGGAGAAACCTTACACTGGATCAATTTTGAAAAAGGAGTAAAACTTTCCGGAGCAAGGGCTTATACATATTGGAAAGACGGTGCGAGACTAGAAAGAGCTTTGATGAATTTTATGTTAGACGTTCATACTAGGGAACACGGTTATACGGAAGTTTGGGTTCCTTCGATGGTTAACGACGAATCTATGATGGCGACTGGACAATATCCTAAATTTAAGGATGAATTTTATAGAATTGATAGAGATGAACTTAATTTAATTCCTACAGCAGAAGTTCCTCTTACAAATTTATATAGAGACGAGATCATTCCGGAAGATCAACTTCCGATTTCTGTAACGGCGCATACTTCTTGTTTTAGAAGAGAAGCGGGATCTTACGGTAAAGATACGCGCGGATTGGTTCGGGTTCATCAGTTTCAGAAAGTTGAACTCGTAAAGTTTTGTAAACCTGAGGATTCGGAAGAAGAGCATAAAAAGATGCTTTCTCATGCAGAGAATATTCTAAAAAAATTAGAACTTCCATATCGGGTTATTATTCTTTGTTCGGGAGATATTTCCGCAAATTCTTCTATCACTTATGATATTGAAGTTTGGATGCCCGGTTTGGATCGATATATGGAAATTTCGTCCGTATCCAATTTTCGTGATTTTCAGGCGAGAAGAGGAAAGATTCGTTATAAATCCAAAGATGGCAAAAATCAGCTCGTACACACAATCAACGGTTCCGGTCTTGCGCTTGGTAGAACCTACGCTGCGATTTTGGAAAATTTTCAAAATGAAAATGGAACGGTTCGTATTCCAGAAGTTTTAAAATCTTATTTTTAA
- a CDS encoding bactofilin family protein: MATTEEHLIVNSIIGEGAEFSGEFKLTGLLRIDGIFRGSIKTEGKVLIGKSGIVDTDIRARIVVAGGEINGNIYASERVTLLASCRMKGDIVSPRIVMEEGVQFEGNCKINPVAH, translated from the coding sequence ATGGCAACCACAGAAGAACATTTAATCGTAAACAGCATCATAGGTGAGGGCGCAGAATTCAGCGGAGAATTTAAACTTACCGGGCTTTTAAGAATCGACGGAATTTTTCGAGGCTCTATAAAAACAGAAGGAAAAGTCCTAATCGGTAAATCTGGAATCGTCGATACGGATATTAGAGCCCGAATTGTAGTCGCTGGCGGTGAAATCAATGGGAATATTTACGCGAGCGAACGAGTGACTTTACTTGCTTCCTGTAGAATGAAAGGAGATATTGTATCCCCTAGAATCGTAATGGAAGAAGGAGTACAATTTGAAGGCAATTGTAAAATCAACCCAGTTGCACATTGA